DNA from Palaemon carinicauda isolate YSFRI2023 chromosome 23, ASM3689809v2, whole genome shotgun sequence:
taaacctatatatatatatatatatatatatatatatatatatatatatatatatatatatgtgtgtgtgtgtgtgtatatatatatatatatatatatatatatatatatatatatatatatatatatatatactgtatatatattaaacatatatatatatatatatatatatatatatatgtatgtatgaatatatatatatatatatatatataaatatatatatataaatatatatatgtaaatatatatatatatatatatatatatatatatatatatatattcatacatatatatatatatatatatatatatatatatatatatatatatttatttatatatatatatatatatatatatatatatatatatatatataaaaaatagtttaaGGGATAAAAGTATTCTTTTCCATAACTATTCTTCTCAACGGAGACAATGAGAGTCTCTTGTCTGTTTGAACATTGACTTTATCAGTGACAAGCCAACCATTTGTCCTAGATGAGCCAATTTGTTTCACGGACCAAGAGAATGTTAGCAACTAAACAACAAGTAGGAGAAATTGTAAAACGATTCCGGAGTTTTATTATACAACGagtatctttgtttttttttatactgctTTAGGGTAATGGTTACTTTATAGTCATGGTATAAtctacacttgtatatatatatatatatatatatatatatatatatatatatatatatatatatatatatatatatatacatacatacatacatatatatatatatatatatatatatatatatataatatatatatatatatatatatatatttatatatttatgtatatatatatatatatatatatatatatatatatttatgtatatatatatatatttttatatatatatatatatatatatatatatatatactgtatatatataaaaaactacaagCCAAAGGCCTCAGATAAGTCATTTTATGTCTTATGTTTGGCATGTTTTCCTTGTTACTCTCGCCTGTTTATATTGCTGATGGTGGAAAGtttagtctgattactcacagcaaccCAACTTAGTGTGGGTGACCTTGATCAGTATAGCTTAGTTGATTATGGAGATAGGCAAACGTTTTCACCATGAGAAGGCATACCCACtcttgaaaaatattataaaactatatatatatatatatatatatatatatatatatatatatatatatatatatatatatatatatatatatatatgtatgtatgtagatacttatatatacaagtaaatatatataattacacacataaatatatatatatatatatatatatacatatatatatgtatatatatatatatatatatatatatatataatttatatatatataaatatatatatatatatatatatatatatatatatatatactgtatgtatatatatatatatatatatatatatatatatatatatatatatatatatatatatatataggtggatacttatatatatatgtgtatatatatatatatatatgtatatatatatatatatatatatatatacatgtatatatatatacatatatatatatatatatatatatatatatttataattacacacataaacgtatatatatatatatatatatatatatatatatgtatatatatacatctaattatatatatatatatatatatatatatatatatatatatatataaatagatatatatatatatgtatatatatatatatatatatatatatatatatatatatatatatatatatatatatatatatatacatgtatatatatatgtatatatatatgtatatatatatatatatatatatatatatttatatatatatatatatatatatttatatatatatatatatatatatatatatatatatatatatatatatatattttatatatatatatatatatatatatatgcatatgtatatttacatatatatatatatatatatatatatatatatatatatatatatatatttaaatacatatacatatatatatactgtatatatatatatatatatatatatatatatatatatatatatgtatatatatatatatatatatatatatatatctatatatatatatatatatatatatatatatatatatatatatgtatgtatatatatatatatatatatatatatatatatatatatatatatatatgttttttcaaaaaggcccataaaagaaacacaggaaatatgaataaatcacactatatttcggtcaataaacatcgaccctcttcaggatgtgaagtaaaagtaaggaatacagtggagagtgacaattgaacacacccttttgctttcatatataaaccgtcactctccactgtattccttacttttacttcacatcctgaagagggtcgatgtttattgaccgaaatatagtgtgatttattcatatttcctgtgtttcttttatgggcctttttgaaaaaacatgttaaactgttcgattacagttaaaaataagacatatatatatatatatatatatatatatatatatatatatatatatatatatatttatttatacatacacatatatacttgtatatatatgtatgtatatatatatatatatatatatatatatatatatatatacatacatatatattttatatatatacatatacatatgtatatatatatatatatatatatatataaatatatatatatatacacacatatatatatatatatttaaaaatgtatatatataaatatatatatatatatatatatatatgtatatatatatatatatatatatgtatatatatatgtatatatataaatataaataaatataaatatatactgtatacacacatacatatatatactgtatatacacacacacacacacacacacacacacacatatatatatatatatatatatatatatatatatatatatatatatatatatatataaatatatatatatatacatatatattatgtatgtatctattctatatatatatatatatatatatatatatatatatatgtatatatatgtatatacatatatattatgtatgtatataccatatatatatatatatatatatatatatatatatatacatatatacagagagtatAAGATTGGATAAGTAACTAAGTAACTACTGTGGTGTAAAATTGATAAGAAGTGTCAGTCTTttaaatttaatcatttatttactcCTTCATTGTACAGAGAATTCCTAGCcaccaaaaatataaattttttattccttttaaatcTCCATTcacaaaagttaataaaaaatacaaatatcaaCTACACGTTTTGAATTTCAGATATTTTACTTTCTTCTAATTGGCACTTCCCCTGCTCACAACGTGGCTTTTATCTTAAACGTACACACTCTGATTCCATTCAATTATGTTTAGATATAACACAAAATATTGTATTGTgaacatatcttagaaataactATGATAACTTGCAGACTATCGGGCTATTGATATAAATGGATTGACATCCAAATATCATATTACCTTTGCAACTCCCTATAATCTATGTTCTATTATGATAAtcagatttaaaaaagaaattaatcatccatatacatatattttatattacttttttgaaaaataaatatatttgaatatatatatatatatatatttcacctttaagtattacttattttatatatgtgatatttatttacatttgatCCTTTTACAGATACTCATTTACGCTTTTAATTACTGACATTTTGGCAATTGGTCAATAATAGCATCCCAGTTGGAATTAGATCATTAACTAGTTTCCTTGATTTAATTATTTTACAAATTCTTCCATTATCGGCTTTATTAGATTAATGGTCGACGACGGGGCAattatcagtgatatatatatatatatatatatatatatatatatatatatatatatatatatatatatatatatacatacatatatatatatatatatatatatatatatatatatatatatatatatatatgtatatatatgtgtatatatatgtgtgtttatatatatatatatatatatatatatatgtatatatatgtatatatatgtgtgtttatatatatatatatatatatatatatatatatgtatatatatatatatatatatatatatatatacacatatatatacacacacacaaacacacacacacacacacacatatatatatatatatatatatatatatatatatatatatacacacatatatatatacacacacacacacacatatatatatatatatatatatacatatatatatatatatatatatatatatatatatatatatatatatatatatatatatattcattttaaccaTTTCTAGGGATTCATTTTACTACATATATCAATAACTTTATTAGGTTTTCATTATCTTGGTTCTTATCTATAATTTCATTCATAAGAAAGTAAATTCCTTAACTTAAAATAGTCTTTTAATATATTAGCCTCTTTGAGAATGCATATTGATTTGAGTCCGGAAGTTCTTATATGTAGGAAATTTGATCTATCATTTCAAGTAATAACTAATTAATTCAAGGAAATCATGTTACTcgctagtttttttcttttttcaaatctatATTGTTTCATTCATGAATTTAAAGATGAATATTGACCTAAATCTAATGGAAAAATAATACAAGTGGTACTGCAGAAAAAATAACTTAAAAGTGTTGGTGTTAACAAATGGCTTAATGGAAATAAATTCAATTTACTGTGTGATAGATATCATTGCACATCCtttaatatagattattataaccTCAAtgctatctttatatttttttttttaaatcaacagcTTTATCTGTTCAATTACCTCACTCAAGCTATCTAATAAATGTTGATAATTAAATATGTTTTATCTTTCAGATGAAAGATGAACGGTTGGAACAAGAACTTTTTCATAAaggatttttattcctttttttttccttacattcaTTTCAAACGCTATATTCTTAACAATTCATTCCATTGACCTCAACAGtatatctttcattcactctctgacgaacatctgattccactccaccatttccagcaacaatagaccccaagtatttaaattgATCTACTTTTTTTAAGTAACTCTCCActcagcatgacattcaacctagcaacTTCAACTTCTACATCATCTCGCTTGTTTGGAAAGTAGATTATCCAAGCCTTACTGACAAGGTCGAATCATAACTAATACCATTTACGTGAGAATCTATACcaatttttaatttcatataatttctgAAAATATGCTCAATGACTGAGTTTAATTATTTGATAACTATCGTTATTGTATGCAGACCAAAGAAGTATAAACAATAATAAGCAGTATATTTCCTATATGATTAAGCGTTGACGCAAATGAAATACGCTGTATCTAACTTAACAACAAGTAATGAAAATTAGGGATTTTCATGATTAACTTAACTTGGTCCCtaagaacaataaataaataattataatgaacgTTTTCATCTCTTTCTCCCTGGATATCACACACCAATTAAAAAACAGTGAAAATATAAGGAAGATTTTCATTTTGAATCATGTTGCACAGCAACgcgagaatatagaaatccccttttgatggcatttgtggattatggcaaatgcctttgatagtgtgcagaggccaattttatggagagacctgcgttatcatggaattcctcctaaatatgtaaatttatttaagaCTGTTCATGGGCATACCATGTGCAATGTATTGTTAAAggagtcgtatcaaatgaatttccaatgaacagcgaagtactcGAGGGGAATAATGTTACCCATGTTGTTTatgctcctcgtggattttgtaatgcttaaaacagtcggagatggtggagaaggattggactggattggtgacaggaatttagcagagCAAGAGTgtgttgatgatgctgtctttgttagccgAATACCACAGGGTTTGCACtgtttgcttgccagaatgcatgaaatatctaacGAGTTTTGGCTGAATGTAAATAGAAGAGTTGATGAGAACTGAGCATGccatgggagatgaaatatcattggaaggaaaatggattcatgaggttgaatcattcaagtatttaggaactatgatctcaatacAGAGTCTTTAAAATGAGAGTTTAgtgtaagattgaaaaaagcaaatcagacaatgaaattacatgtaaaaatcagactatatatcagtttagtgagatcggtgttactgtatggacatgtgtcattttatgacaatgaaaaaatccctattagatttaatagatttgagaagaaagccttcagaaggatattcagagttaaatgacaggacacgattagaaactaaactataagagggattactcgagtaccacttgtggatgagatcatgatgaagggtagatgtagatggtctgggcatgttcttcacactccccaagcgttcaccaaacgttcagctgggctccgcaaagcactagaaaagttggaagacgcagacctacatggctgaggactatgaaacacgaagtaggaaatgttgaatggagaagcatataatcaaaagcttaagatagagagaaTTGGAGAAATCCAACCAACCCTTCTCGTTAATaggtgcaggaggagatgatgatgatgatgaataaaaatattttctgctattgaaatcaatatttgattattctcgtattttttttatatttcatgttatcAAATGCACTCTCTTCGAATTATCAAAATGCCTATTATATCTCATCAACAACAATTTATGACAAAATATTATAAAAGTGTTTTATTATCCATGGCTGACGGCTAAAAATGGGAAAGTCCGTAGCCCATATATTGCGAAGTCATACCAAGTTGATACATCTACACTGTACAccataattttaaaacaaaattgcttttttttttaatattcaaaaagttttgtttatataatttctttaaattccATTAATTATTAGATATCTACATATTATCTACATCATACTTTACTCCTGTCCCAAAGTTTCATTATATTCAACATTTTgcctataatatttttcttttcttattattcttcATAATTATCCCAGAAAGAGATAATCACAAAGTGATAAaagtttttttcatgaaaataaataactttgagcaggaaaactttattttctttttttttatttctacttgcCAGCCAGGCTATCTGCTCAAGCGGGGCTTCGTTTCGTTTTCAACAAATTGCCGTGGGAAAAAGTGCAGATACTACCTGCAAAATAATGCAACAATTGCCTTTTGCACTGACTAACGTTGAATATATAAAAGTgcaaaatatctttaatttttgtcGGCGTTCTCCCTTCGTCCCCAATAGCTTTTTGTCAATTCATAGATAAACATTTCGATGTAAACATGCATACCTACATAACAACAAATACTGGTAagaaatttttatagttatttaggaATACTGTGAGGTATTCTTAGCTGCAAAATAAACTACATTCAGGGTGTATGCTGCTATGttatatatttgcaataaaaaaaaaacctaatagtgcACAGTGTATGTTgcatctttatttatgttttttgcaTAAACTTTGTGCCATGAATTTAGCCTGAAATGACGTATGTCAAAAGAATTCATCAACCAAATTTCATGTAGCATCGAAGAAGAAAACCTTGAAAGATTTTCAGCAGTAGTTTCAAATCCTATTTTGAACGATACAGACCCAGTTCCCCAAAGCCCAGTTTACAACGACCCAGTTACCCTAAAGCATAACTGATTATGACCCAGTTTCCCAAAGCCCACTTGATGATGACCCAGTTACTCAAGTCCCGATTGACTTTGACCCCCTttcccaaagcccagctgatgatgactcagctacCCAAatcccagctgatgatgactcagttacccaaagcccagctgatgatgaacCAGATACCCAAAGCCCCGCTGATGATGACCTAGTTACCCAAAGCCCGCTAATAATGATCCAGTTACTTAAAGTCCAGCTGATGATGACTGGGCTACCCAAACCCCAGCTGATAATGACCCAGTTACCCAAAGGCAAGCTGATGATGAGTCGACTACccaaaagcccagctgatgatgactcagttacCCATA
Protein-coding regions in this window:
- the LOC137617587 gene encoding uncharacterized protein; translation: MLPMLFMLLVDFVMLKTVGDGGEGLDWIGDRNLAEQECVDDAVFVSRIPQVSQSPLDDDPVTQVPIDFDPLSQSPADDDSATQIPADDDSVTQSPADDEPDTQSPADDDLVTQSPLIMIQLLKVQLMMTGLPKPQLIMTQLPKGKLMMSRLPKSPADDDSVTHSSMMKTQLPKAQLIMIRLPKAQLMIAQLPKAQLIMTHVPKA